In the Nomascus leucogenys isolate Asia chromosome 5, Asia_NLE_v1, whole genome shotgun sequence genome, one interval contains:
- the LPAR6 gene encoding lysophosphatidic acid receptor 6, with protein MVSVNSSHCFYNDSFKYTLYGCMFSMVFVLGLISNCVAIYIFICVLKVRNETTTYMINLAMSDLLFVFTLPFRIFYFTTRNWPFGDLLCKISVMLFYTNMYGSILFLTCISVDRFLAIVYPFKSKTLRTKRNAKIVCIGVWLTVIGGSAPAVFVQSTHSQGNNASEACFENFPEATWKTYLSRIVIFIEIVGFFIPLILNVTCSSMVLKTLNKPVTLSRSKINKTKVLKMIFVHLIIFCFCFVPYNINLILYSLVRTQTFVNCSVVAAVRTMYPITLCIAVSNCCFDPIVYYFTSDTIQNSIKMKNWSVRRSDFRFSEVHGAENFIQHNLQTLKSKIFDNESAA; from the coding sequence ATGGTAAGCGTTAACAGCTCCCACTGCTTCTATAATGACTCCTTTAAGTACACTTTGTATGGGTGCATGTTCAGCATGGTGTTTGTGCTTGGGTTAATATCCAATTGTGTTGCCATATACATTTTCATCTGCGTCCTCAAAGTCCGAAATGAAACTACAACTTACATGATTAACTTGGCAATGTCagacttgctttttgtttttactttaccCTTCAGGATTTTTTACTTCACAACACGGAATTGGCCATTTGGAGATTTACTTTGTAAGATTTCTGTGATGCTGTTTTATACCAACATGTACGGAAGCATTCTGTTCTTAACCTGTATTAGTGTAGATCGATTTCTGGCAATTGTCTACCCATTTAAGTCAAAGACTCTAAGaaccaaaagaaatgcaaagattGTTTGCATTGGCGTGTGGTTAACTGTGATCGGAGGAAGTGCACCCGCCGTTTTTGTTCAGTCTACCCACTCTCAGGGTAACAATGCCTCAGAAGCCTGCTTTGAAAATTTTCCAGAAGCCACATGGAAAACATATCTCTCAAGGATTGTAATTTTCATCGAAATAGTGGGATTTTTTATTCCtctaattttaaatgtaacttgTTCTAGTATGGTgctaaaaactttaaataaacctGTTACATTAAGtagaagcaaaataaacaaaactaaggttttaaaaatgatttttgtacatttgatcatattctgtttctgttttgttccttACAATATcaatcttattttatattctcttgtGAGAACACAAACATTTGTTAATTGCTCAGTAGTGGCAGCAGTAAGGACAATGTACCCAATCACTCTCTGTATTGCTGTTTCAAACTGTTGTTTTGACCCTATAGTTTACTACTTTACATCGGACACAATTCAgaattcaataaaaatgaaaaactggtCTGTCAGGAGAAGTGACTTCAGATTCTCTGAAGTTCATGGTGCAGAGAATTTTATTCAGCATAACCTACAGACtttaaaaagtaagatatttGACAATGAATCTGCTGCCTGA